CTGTACGACTTTCGAAGGATTTTGTTAAGGCTGGGCTAGACCTTACAAAGGCGAATATTGAAAAGGTACAAGAAATTAAAGAGGCAATTAAAGAATTAAAAGACCATCTTAATTATGAAAAAACAGCGGAACTTCTAGGCAATGGGATAGAGGTGGAAAAGGAAGAAATTACAGAGCTGGTAAAACAAATAAAGGAATCTGAAGATGAAAAGATAAAAAGGTCTGAAGGGACAGAAAAAGTAACGGAAGAGGCGTCTGTAAAAGAAACTTCAAGAGAAATGATAGAAGAAATAAAAGAATTAATGAAAAGCATAGAAAATAAAATACCACAAACTACAGATGAAAAAGCGCTTCATGAACTAAAGAAAAAAGTTGCTGAGCTAAAGGATAAAATAGTAGAAGTAGAGAAATTGAAAATTCCTGAAGTGGCAGAAAAAGAAAAAAACGAAATGCTGCAACAACTGAAAAATATTATGATAGAAGTAGAAAATATCAGGAATCAAGAGGATATGAAAAAAATTCAAGCAGAAAAAATAAGTGTAGAAAAAACAGAGGGAGAGAAAGAAAAGTCAGAAGATACGGAAATAGAAAAACCTCTGGGAGAGTTAGTGGAAAAGATAAGAGAAAAAGAAATAGAGGTAAAAAATCTACTGGGTAAGTTGGAAAAGTTGGAGAAGGTAGAAAATGAAAAATTGATAGAGTTGATTAAAGAAGAAAAATCCATCAATATAAAAACATTGATGGCGCTGGTAGATAAACGAGAAAAAACGCTAAAATTCTCTAAGGCTTCAGAAGGGTTGGAGGTTTCAAGGGTTTCATCAGCCGAAGCAAGGGTAGTGGCGGATACTAGCCTGAGATTAGCAAAAATGTTGAACCAATTAAAGGACTTGAAATTTGATACAGTAGCTTTTCAAATGAACAACAAGCTGCCTATGACCCTAAAAACCTTATCCACCAGTCAGGAACTGCTAGAGGTCAGAGAAGAAGTACAACACCTGACAGAAAAAAGTGGTGAAACAGCAGCAAAGGAAGTAGAAAAACTACAGGAAAGAAGTCAAGGATTGGCCAAGCATCTACAGCAGTATATGAAAGAAACTGTGAAACTGCCTAAAATTGCCATGGCAAATACGATGGAGGCAATTAAAAGCTTTATAGACAAAAACGGAGAAAAACTGGGGCTAACAGCAGAAAACAAGGATATAGAAGCAGTGCAGGCTTTGGTAAAGAACAGCATTCCTCTTAGCAAAGAGAATATAGCAAAACTTTATGAAACCAATCTTCACGTGGAAAATATCACAGAAAATCTAACCACCACTACGGTAGATAAAAGTTTACAGGAGGGCCTACAGTTAGAGGAAGTGGAGGTAAAGGATTTAGCAGAATATATAGAAAATCAGACAGTCAAAGAGATGCCGAAAGAAGCTACACAGGAAGTGGCAAAAAAAGCAGCAGAAGAGATCAAAGAAATATCTAGAGAAACAGTGAAGGAAATATCTGTAGAGATAGATAAGCATCTTAAGGAGATAAAAATCAAGGCAGCTGAATTAGAGGAAAAAATGCCAAGAGAAGCTTTTGAAGCAGTAAAAGAAGCGGTAGCAAAGTTAAAGGTTCCTGAAATAGAAGGTAAAGAAGAAAAGAAAATATTACAGCAGTTAAAGGATGCTATCGTAGAAGTAGAAAAGATTAAACCCCAAGAGCATGCAATGAAAACAGATGAAGAACGAATAAATGTAGAGAAAATGCTGACAGAGGTGGTAGAAAAACTAGAAGAAAAAGAAGTAATAATAAAAAATCTACTGGGTAAGTTGGAAAAGTTGGAACAAGTAGAAAGTGAAAAGTCCAACAATATAAAAACATTAAAATTCTCTAAGGCTTCAGAAGGGTTGGAGGTTTCAAGGGTTTCATCAGCCGAAGCAAGGGTAGTGACGGATACTAGCCTGAGATTAGCAAAAATGTTGAACCAATTAAAGGACTTGAAATTTGATACAGTAGCTTTTCAAATGAACAACAAGCTGCCTATGACCCTAAAAACCTTATCCACCAGTCAGGAACTGCTAGAGGTCAGAGAAGAAGTACAACACCTGACAGAAAAAAGTGGTGAAACAGCAGCAAAGGAAGTAGAAAAACTACAGGAAAGAAGTCAAGGATTAGCCAAGCATCTACAGCAGTATATGAAAGAAACTGTGAAACTGCCTAAAATTGCCATGGCAAATACGATGGAGGCAATTAAAAGCTTTATAGACAAAAACGGAGAAAAACTGGGGCTAACAGCAGAAAACAAGGATATAGAAGCAGTGCAGGCTTTGGTAAAGAACAGCATTCCTCTTAGCAAAGAGAATATAGCAAAACTTTATGAAACCAATCTTCACGTGGAAAATATCACAGAAAATCTAACCACCACTACGGTAGATAAAAGTTTACAGGAGGGCCTACAGTTAGAGGAAGTGGAGGTAAAGGATTTAGCAGAATATATAGAAAATCAGACAGTCAAAGAGATGCCGAAAGAAGCTACACAGGAAGTGGCAAAAAAAGCAGCAGAAGAGATCAAAGAAATATCTAGAGAAACAGTGAAGGAAATATCTGTAGAGATAGATAAGCATCTTAAGGAGATAAAAATCAAGGCAGCTGAATTAGAGGAAAAAATGCCAAGAGAAGCTTTTGAAGCAGTAAAAGAAGCGGTAGCAAAGTTAAAGGTTCCTGAAATAGAAGGTAAAGAAGAAAAGAAAATATTACAGCAGTTAAAAGATCTTATCGTAGAAGTAGAAGAAATGAAAGTTCAAGAGAATACAGAAGAGGTGAGTGCAGAAAAGATAGGTTCAGTAAAAACAGAGATAGAAAAAATAAAGATGGAACAAGCAGAGATAAAGCAAACAGATGTAAAGGGAGTTCAAATCCAGTCCCAAAAGACGGGAGTAGAAAGAAGAATAGCAAGAGAAAAAGAAGAAGTCTTACAACAAGTAAAGGATGCTATAGCAGAGATAGAAAAACTCCAGCCTCAAGAGAATAAGGAAAAAGTAGATGTAGTAGAAACGATAGATCCAGAACAAGGAAAGGTAGGGACAAAAGCTTTAAGTTTAGGATTTCAACGCTTAGAGATGCTGGAAAGGCTTGAAAAAATAGAAATGGGTACATTGATTTTTCAAATAAAGAATCAACTTCCTATGACCATAGAAGCCTTAGAGTTAAGTCAGAAGCTTTTACAGGGGGAAATAGAAGCCATAGAGATGCAGGAGGGCACTCAGCTACGATTTCCAAAGGAGCTTCCATTAGGAACAGATATTATAATTAAAAATTATTTGAAGGAAAATACACCGCAGCTAGGGGCTATAGCAGAGGAAAAGAACATTAAAGAAGTTATAAGAAACCTTCTTGAAAATAACCTGTCTTTGAATAGGTCAAATTTGCAGAAGGTATATCAATTTCAAAAACATCTAGAAGCCATTAAAGAAGGCCTAACAACAGATCTACTTGAAAAAATAGAAGTACAGGGCATGACATTAGATAAAATACTGCTAAAGGACCTAAGGGATTTTATAGAGAGGGAGATTCCTGCAGATTTATTACAAGAGGAGAATGTTCTTAAAGATGAAATGTTAAAAGGGCTACTGCAAAGCATGGAGGGTATTACCTATCAGCAAAAAGATAGCATTCTTTCTTTGCTCTTAAAAAATGCCATACCTGTTACATTGAAGGAAGTGCAAAACCTTTCCTTCTTTTTAGGCAATCAACAGCAAATAGGATATCAAATGAAGGAAATCCTAAAGGCGATTGAGAAAAGTCCTAGAAAAGAAATAAAAGAAGTTGCTTTTAAAATGAGGGAACTACTTCGAGAGGTAGACGAAGCTTTAAAAGTGGGGAAGATAGAAGGCAATAGACCTTATGAGGAGTTTGGAAGACTTTTAAAGCAATTGGAGACAAAGACCCATCTGCTAGACAATGAAAGCAAGACATCCTTACAAAAATCAGGAGAAAAGCTTTTGGATTCTTTAGAGATTCAAATGCATCTAAACAAGGAGGATACAGTCTTGCAATTACC
The sequence above is drawn from the Clostridium formicaceticum genome and encodes:
- a CDS encoding DUF6240 domain-containing protein, with protein sequence MNSNIFQKLTLGIRHQHYGKSAESFKIKGTLVHKEANHITLHLGDNKMLEVQLKGDIEGEIGETVVVDKKDFVKSKLYDESDTKVLDEISEEESEAELLRKLDIPVNETTKNALTVLEKHGMKISKENIQAFVSAKEHLEQVVEGLDYDTAIKLLKKNVDISEEALQKLAVGIQEVKGEKEGFSLRKLFMRKKELSTEDAEKISMRLYGSKMGKDIIDTMKALHKAEMDITKKNIHRIHDVIRKVDDLQDIKEETIIDAVKNKIDATVDYLYKLKNAVVKGKIQPQKHIGQAVANLYETTSYRAPQVTEKDLRTMEEDIRELLAREEVKATEEAVRLSKDFVKAGLDLTKANIEKVQEIKEAIKELKDHLNYEKTAELLGNGIEVEKEEITELVKQIKESEDEKIKRSEGTEKVTEEASVKETSREMIEEIKELMKSIENKIPQTTDEKALHELKKKVAELKDKIVEVEKLKIPEVAEKEKNEMLQQLKNIMIEVENIRNQEDMKKIQAEKISVEKTEGEKEKSEDTEIEKPLGELVEKIREKEIEVKNLLGKLEKLEKVENEKLIELIKEEKSINIKTLMALVDKREKTLKFSKASEGLEVSRVSSAEARVVADTSLRLAKMLNQLKDLKFDTVAFQMNNKLPMTLKTLSTSQELLEVREEVQHLTEKSGETAAKEVEKLQERSQGLAKHLQQYMKETVKLPKIAMANTMEAIKSFIDKNGEKLGLTAENKDIEAVQALVKNSIPLSKENIAKLYETNLHVENITENLTTTTVDKSLQEGLQLEEVEVKDLAEYIENQTVKEMPKEATQEVAKKAAEEIKEISRETVKEISVEIDKHLKEIKIKAAELEEKMPREAFEAVKEAVAKLKVPEIEGKEEKKILQQLKDAIVEVEKIKPQEHAMKTDEERINVEKMLTEVVEKLEEKEVIIKNLLGKLEKLEQVESEKSNNIKTLKFSKASEGLEVSRVSSAEARVVTDTSLRLAKMLNQLKDLKFDTVAFQMNNKLPMTLKTLSTSQELLEVREEVQHLTEKSGETAAKEVEKLQERSQGLAKHLQQYMKETVKLPKIAMANTMEAIKSFIDKNGEKLGLTAENKDIEAVQALVKNSIPLSKENIAKLYETNLHVENITENLTTTTVDKSLQEGLQLEEVEVKDLAEYIENQTVKEMPKEATQEVAKKAAEEIKEISRETVKEISVEIDKHLKEIKIKAAELEEKMPREAFEAVKEAVAKLKVPEIEGKEEKKILQQLKDLIVEVEEMKVQENTEEVSAEKIGSVKTEIEKIKMEQAEIKQTDVKGVQIQSQKTGVERRIAREKEEVLQQVKDAIAEIEKLQPQENKEKVDVVETIDPEQGKVGTKALSLGFQRLEMLERLEKIEMGTLIFQIKNQLPMTIEALELSQKLLQGEIEAIEMQEGTQLRFPKELPLGTDIIIKNYLKENTPQLGAIAEEKNIKEVIRNLLENNLSLNRSNLQKVYQFQKHLEAIKEGLTTDLLEKIEVQGMTLDKILLKDLRDFIEREIPADLLQEENVLKDEMLKGLLQSMEGITYQQKDSILSLLLKNAIPVTLKEVQNLSFFLGNQQQIGYQMKEILKAIEKSPRKEIKEVAFKMRELLREVDEALKVGKIEGNRPYEEFGRLLKQLETKTHLLDNESKTSLQKSGEKLLDSLEIQMHLNKEDTVLQLPVMMGDQLKNLQIYIMKDKKGSKKIDPRDMSILLNFDTNTMGNVNVYVGVNYKRVVMKMGLNHQEDQQLIAKYENQLKELLQEMGYELKDLSFRVEEEQHILTMADEVATNEKRKKSLLDVKI